A single window of Agromyces aureus DNA harbors:
- a CDS encoding cystathionine beta-synthase translates to MKYAESIVDLVGNTPLVKLNRVVAGATEATVLVKLEYLNPGGSVKDRIASRMIDAAERDGLLQPGGTIVEPTSGNTGVGLALVAQQRGYRCIFVVPDKFGEEKRNVLTAYGAQVVVTPTSVDPDGPESYYSVSDRIVRETPGAYKPNQFANPNGPRAHFETTGPEIWNDTDGRITHFVAGIGTGGTITGTGHYLREVSGDRVRVIGADPEGSVYSGGTGRPYFVEGVGEDMWPDTFDPAVPHEVLAVSDRDAFAMTRRLANEEGLLVGGSSGMAVAAALRAAKDASPDDVFVVLLPDGGRGYLGKIFNDKWMRAYGFSNAPEGHTIADVLATKADRTAPLVYVHPSDSVREAIDLMASTGVSQVLVLSAEPPVALGEVKGTITEDVLLDQVFTGRVKLTDEVAGVIGEQLPLIGVNEPVSAARTAFADASAMLVTDGGKALGVITRTDLLTYLSA, encoded by the coding sequence ATGAAGTACGCAGAATCCATCGTCGACCTCGTCGGCAACACGCCGCTCGTGAAGCTCAACCGCGTGGTCGCCGGTGCGACCGAGGCGACCGTGCTCGTGAAGCTCGAGTACCTGAACCCGGGCGGTTCGGTGAAGGACCGCATCGCCTCGCGCATGATCGACGCAGCCGAGCGCGACGGGCTGCTGCAGCCCGGCGGCACGATCGTCGAGCCGACCTCGGGCAACACGGGCGTCGGGCTCGCGCTGGTCGCGCAGCAGCGCGGCTACCGGTGCATCTTCGTCGTGCCCGACAAGTTCGGTGAGGAGAAGCGCAACGTCCTCACGGCCTACGGCGCCCAGGTGGTCGTGACGCCCACGTCGGTCGATCCCGACGGCCCCGAGTCGTACTACAGCGTCTCCGACCGCATCGTTCGCGAGACGCCCGGCGCCTACAAGCCGAACCAGTTCGCCAACCCGAACGGTCCTCGCGCGCACTTCGAGACCACGGGTCCCGAGATCTGGAACGACACCGACGGCCGCATCACGCACTTCGTGGCCGGCATCGGCACGGGCGGCACGATCACCGGCACCGGTCACTACCTGCGCGAGGTCTCGGGCGACCGGGTTCGCGTGATCGGCGCCGACCCCGAGGGCTCGGTGTACTCGGGCGGCACCGGCCGGCCGTACTTCGTCGAGGGGGTCGGCGAGGACATGTGGCCCGACACGTTCGACCCCGCGGTGCCGCACGAGGTGCTCGCCGTCTCCGACCGCGACGCGTTCGCGATGACGCGGCGGCTCGCCAACGAGGAGGGGCTGCTCGTCGGCGGCTCGAGCGGCATGGCGGTCGCGGCCGCCCTGCGCGCCGCGAAGGACGCCTCGCCCGACGACGTGTTCGTGGTGCTGTTGCCCGACGGCGGCCGCGGCTACCTCGGCAAGATCTTCAACGACAAGTGGATGCGCGCCTACGGCTTCTCGAACGCACCGGAGGGGCACACGATCGCCGACGTGCTCGCCACGAAGGCCGACCGCACGGCGCCCCTCGTCTACGTGCACCCGAGCGACAGCGTGCGCGAGGCGATCGACCTGATGGCCTCGACCGGCGTCTCGCAGGTGCTCGTGCTCTCGGCCGAGCCGCCCGTCGCACTCGGCGAGGTGAAGGGCACCATCACCGAAGACGTGCTACTCGACCAGGTCTTCACGGGCCGGGTCAAGCTCACCGACGAGGTCGCCGGCGTGATCGGCGAGCAGTTGCCGCTCATCGGCGTCAACGAGCCGGTCTCCGCAGCGCGCACGGCCTTCGCCGACGCCTCCGCGATGCTCGTCACCGACGGCGGCAAGGCGCTCGGCGTCATCACGCGCACCGACCTGCTCACCTACCTCTCGGCGTAG
- a CDS encoding LacI family DNA-binding transcriptional regulator codes for MPTYTNKEVTVSDEPSKGRAPSIRDVARLAGVSHQTVSRVLNHHPSIRPETKQRVLDVMEQVQYQPNRAARALVTSRSHTIGILSSQSTQYGPASSITAIEAAAREAGYWVSTANIDASDDRSIADGLAHLVAQGVEGLVVIAPQARVFDTLAQRSIDVPYVSLQSTGKDPDHTLSVDQIAGARLATRHLIELGHRNIYHLTGPQDWIEAEARMRGFLEEMSASDVPTTAPILGDWTADFGYYAGRELLTVRDFTAIFSSNDQMALGLMHAIRDAGLEIPRDVSIVGFDDIPEAAHFWPPLTTVRQDFAELGRRCVALLLGSDAAGSAHRDAIVPELIVRSSTGRPAF; via the coding sequence ATGCCCACGTACACGAACAAGGAAGTGACCGTGTCAGACGAGCCGTCGAAGGGCCGCGCGCCCAGCATCCGAGACGTCGCGCGCCTGGCCGGCGTCTCCCATCAGACGGTCTCCCGCGTGCTCAACCACCACCCGAGCATCCGCCCCGAGACGAAGCAGCGCGTGCTCGACGTCATGGAGCAGGTGCAGTACCAGCCCAACCGAGCGGCCCGTGCGCTCGTCACGAGCCGATCGCACACCATCGGCATCCTCTCGTCGCAGAGCACCCAGTACGGCCCGGCGTCGAGCATCACGGCCATCGAGGCCGCCGCCCGAGAGGCCGGCTACTGGGTCAGCACGGCCAACATCGACGCCTCCGACGATCGTTCGATCGCCGACGGCCTCGCGCACCTGGTCGCGCAGGGTGTCGAGGGACTCGTGGTCATCGCCCCGCAGGCCCGCGTGTTCGACACGCTCGCCCAGCGCTCGATCGATGTGCCGTACGTCAGCCTGCAGTCGACCGGCAAGGACCCCGACCACACCCTCTCGGTCGACCAGATCGCCGGAGCGCGACTCGCGACCCGTCACCTCATCGAGCTCGGCCACCGCAACATCTACCACCTCACCGGACCCCAGGACTGGATCGAGGCCGAGGCGCGCATGCGCGGATTCCTCGAGGAGATGAGCGCGAGCGACGTGCCGACCACCGCGCCGATCCTCGGCGACTGGACGGCGGACTTCGGCTACTACGCCGGACGCGAGCTGCTCACCGTGCGCGACTTCACCGCGATCTTCTCGTCGAACGACCAGATGGCGCTCGGCCTCATGCACGCGATCCGCGACGCCGGACTCGAGATCCCGCGCGACGTCTCGATCGTCGGGTTCGACGACATCCCCGAGGCCGCGCACTTCTGGCCCCCGCTCACGACCGTGCGGCAGGACTTCGCCGAGCTCGGTCGCCGTTGCGTGGCCCTGCTACTGGGCAGCGACGCCGCGGGTTCGGCGCACCGCGACGCGATCGTGCCCGAGTTGATCGTGCGCTCGTCGACGGGCCGACCCGCCTTCTGA
- a CDS encoding cyclase family protein produces MTEYRARFDADIAFVNGGGLRADAFRLDLPAADPTEAEIAELLVRHLGLTLVGSVQLSNLEIVEEAHRGSRGVSRTQDAPDDSPSSRPDGAARHERLLNPPRALVDLSHPIRAGLVTYPGIPAPVITPHLTREASRAAYAPGTEFEIDVIAMAGNTGTYLDSPFHRYADGGDLASLDLETLVGLPAEVFRLTDATSRGIPAEVFFDRELAGTAVLLHTGFDRRFGTPEYAHGSPYLTEAGARHLVAAGVALVGIDALNIDDTESGGERPAHSLLLEAGIHVVEHLTGLERVPVRGARFTAVPPRVEAFGTFPVRAFAEVPSVE; encoded by the coding sequence ATGACCGAGTACCGCGCCCGTTTCGACGCCGACATCGCGTTCGTGAACGGGGGAGGGCTGCGCGCCGACGCGTTCCGTCTCGACCTGCCCGCCGCCGACCCGACCGAGGCCGAGATCGCCGAACTGCTCGTGCGCCACCTCGGGCTGACGCTCGTCGGCAGCGTGCAGCTCTCGAACCTCGAGATCGTCGAGGAGGCCCACCGCGGATCTCGAGGAGTGTCGCGAACTCAGGATGCGCCGGACGACTCGCCGTCGTCGCGCCCTGATGGCGCGGCGCGCCACGAACGGCTCCTGAATCCGCCACGCGCCCTCGTGGATCTCAGCCACCCGATCCGAGCCGGGCTCGTGACCTACCCGGGCATCCCGGCGCCCGTCATCACGCCGCACCTCACGCGCGAGGCATCCCGGGCGGCCTACGCACCCGGCACCGAGTTCGAGATCGACGTCATCGCCATGGCGGGCAACACGGGCACCTACCTCGACAGCCCGTTCCACCGCTACGCCGACGGGGGAGACCTCGCGAGCCTCGACCTGGAGACCCTCGTCGGGTTGCCCGCCGAGGTGTTCCGGCTGACGGATGCGACGAGCCGCGGCATCCCGGCCGAGGTGTTCTTCGACCGCGAGCTCGCGGGCACGGCGGTGCTGCTGCACACCGGATTCGACCGGCGTTTCGGCACGCCCGAGTACGCCCACGGCTCGCCCTACCTGACCGAGGCGGGTGCGCGGCACCTCGTCGCGGCCGGGGTCGCGCTCGTCGGCATCGATGCGTTGAACATCGACGACACCGAGTCGGGCGGCGAGCGCCCGGCGCACTCGCTGCTGCTCGAGGCCGGCATCCACGTGGTCGAGCACCTCACGGGGCTCGAGCGGGTGCCCGTGCGGGGCGCGCGGTTCACGGCCGTGCCGCCGCGCGTCGAGGCGTTCGGCACCTTCCCCGTGCGGGCGTTCGCCGAGGTGCCGTCGGTCGAGTAG
- a CDS encoding cystathionine gamma-synthase, producing MNISDRAGFDTLAIHAGQAFDPTTGAVIPPVYLTSTYVQDGIGNLREGYEYSRGGNPTRTALETQLAALERGIRGLSFASGLAAEDALLRTVLAPGDHVVVGNDVYGGTHRLIRKVHGGWGVRHSTVDLGDLDAVRAAIEPGVTKVLWIETPSNPLMKITDIVALAEIGRESGALVVVDNTFATPALQQPIALGADVVVHSTTKYLGGHSDVVGGALVFAPGQEELAEQVTFTQFAAGAVSGPFDAFLTTRGIKTLGIRMQRHSATAQLIAERLASHSGIARVYYPGLESHPGHELAARQMSGFGGMLSIELAGGGEAARRFAESTTLFQLAESLGGVESLVNHPWAMTHASVRGTEAEVAESIVRLSVGIEDANDLLADIDEALARL from the coding sequence ATGAACATCTCCGACCGCGCCGGCTTCGACACGCTCGCGATCCACGCCGGCCAGGCGTTCGACCCCACGACGGGCGCGGTGATCCCGCCCGTCTACCTCACCTCGACCTACGTGCAGGACGGCATCGGCAACCTGCGCGAGGGCTACGAGTACTCGCGCGGCGGCAACCCGACCCGCACGGCGCTCGAGACCCAGCTCGCGGCACTCGAGCGCGGCATCCGCGGGCTCTCGTTCGCGTCGGGGCTCGCCGCCGAAGACGCGCTGCTGCGCACGGTGCTCGCGCCCGGCGACCACGTCGTCGTCGGCAACGACGTGTACGGCGGCACGCACCGGCTGATCCGCAAGGTGCACGGCGGGTGGGGCGTGCGGCACAGCACGGTCGACCTGGGCGACCTCGACGCGGTGCGCGCGGCGATCGAGCCCGGCGTCACGAAGGTGCTCTGGATCGAGACGCCGTCGAACCCGCTCATGAAGATCACCGACATCGTGGCGCTCGCCGAGATCGGTCGCGAGTCGGGCGCCCTCGTCGTCGTCGACAACACGTTCGCGACGCCGGCGCTGCAGCAGCCGATCGCGCTCGGCGCCGACGTCGTCGTGCACTCGACGACGAAGTACCTCGGCGGCCACTCCGACGTCGTCGGCGGCGCGCTCGTGTTCGCGCCGGGGCAGGAGGAGCTCGCCGAGCAGGTGACGTTCACGCAGTTCGCCGCCGGCGCGGTGTCGGGCCCGTTCGATGCGTTCCTCACGACCCGCGGCATCAAGACCCTCGGCATCCGGATGCAGCGGCACAGCGCCACGGCGCAGCTCATCGCCGAGCGGCTCGCGTCGCACTCCGGCATCGCCCGCGTCTACTACCCGGGGCTCGAGTCGCACCCCGGGCACGAGCTCGCGGCCCGGCAGATGTCGGGCTTCGGCGGCATGCTCTCGATCGAGCTCGCGGGCGGCGGCGAGGCCGCGCGCCGGTTCGCCGAGTCGACCACGCTGTTCCAGCTGGCCGAGTCGCTCGGCGGCGTCGAGTCGCTCGTGAACCACCCGTGGGCCATGACGCACGCGTCGGTGCGGGGCACCGAGGCCGAGGTCGCCGAGTCGATCGTGCGCCTCTCGGTCGGCATCGAGGACGCGAACGACCTGCTCGCCGACATCGACGAGGCGCTCGCGCGGCTGTAG
- a CDS encoding L-ribulose-5-phosphate 4-epimerase has product MSTYGPQLEVAIARVRTEVAKLHAELTRYGLVVWTGGNVSGRVPGADLFVIKPSGVSYDDLAPENMILCDLDGQVIEGTPGAERSPSSDTAAHAYVYRNMPEVGGVVHTHSTYAVAWAARNEPIPCVITAMADEFGGPIPVGPFAIIGDDSIGRGIVDTLTGHRSRAVLMANHGPFTIGTSAKDAVKAAVMVEDVARTVHLAREAGPLIPIPQEAIDRLYDRYQNVYGQTTDARRPATRA; this is encoded by the coding sequence ATGAGCACCTATGGTCCGCAGCTCGAAGTCGCGATCGCGCGGGTTCGTACCGAGGTTGCGAAGTTGCATGCGGAGTTGACGCGGTACGGCCTGGTGGTCTGGACGGGTGGCAACGTGTCTGGTCGGGTTCCGGGTGCGGACCTGTTCGTGATCAAGCCGTCGGGGGTCAGCTATGACGATCTGGCCCCGGAGAACATGATCCTGTGCGATCTGGACGGCCAGGTGATCGAGGGCACCCCCGGTGCCGAGCGATCCCCGTCGTCCGATACTGCGGCGCATGCGTACGTGTACCGGAACATGCCCGAGGTCGGCGGTGTGGTGCACACCCATTCGACGTACGCGGTGGCGTGGGCGGCCCGGAACGAGCCGATCCCGTGTGTGATCACGGCGATGGCGGACGAGTTCGGTGGTCCGATCCCGGTGGGTCCGTTCGCGATCATCGGGGACGACTCGATCGGTCGCGGCATCGTCGACACCCTCACTGGTCACCGGTCTCGTGCGGTGTTGATGGCCAATCACGGCCCGTTCACGATCGGCACGAGTGCGAAGGATGCGGTCAAGGCCGCGGTCATGGTCGAGGACGTCGCTCGCACGGTGCACCTGGCGCGCGAGGCAGGCCCGTTGATCCCGATCCCGCAGGAAGCGATCGACCGGCTGTACGACCGATACCAGAACGTCTACGGACAGACGACCGACGCACGTCGGCCGGCGACCCGGGCATGA
- a CDS encoding aldo/keto reductase: MSLPTYALRDGNTIPAIGLGTYGLNEQSGIEAISGAITDGYRLLDTAYNYGNEDVVGEAIRRSGVDRSDLVVATKLPGRHHGFDETLASFEESRARLDLDWVDLYLIHWPNPSVDKFVDSWKAMIRLREKGLVRSIGVSNFTAPMLERLAYDTGVVPVVNQVELHPYFSQTELRAYHAEHGIRTESWSPLGRKSDLLNEPVLTEIASRLGRSVPQVVLRWHVQLGSVPIPKSSQADRRRANLDVFSFELSEADVAAIDGLERGRIWGADPDTHEEL; encoded by the coding sequence ATGAGCCTTCCCACCTACGCGCTGCGCGACGGAAACACGATTCCCGCGATCGGCCTCGGCACATACGGGCTCAACGAGCAGAGCGGCATCGAGGCGATCTCGGGCGCGATCACCGACGGGTACCGGTTGCTCGACACCGCCTACAACTACGGCAACGAAGACGTCGTCGGCGAGGCGATCCGCCGCTCGGGCGTCGATCGCAGCGACCTCGTCGTCGCCACCAAGCTGCCCGGCCGTCACCACGGGTTCGACGAGACCCTCGCGAGCTTCGAGGAGTCGCGTGCGCGGCTCGACCTCGACTGGGTCGACCTCTACCTCATCCACTGGCCGAACCCGAGCGTCGACAAGTTCGTCGACAGCTGGAAGGCGATGATCCGACTGCGCGAGAAGGGGCTCGTGCGCTCGATCGGCGTCTCGAACTTCACGGCCCCCATGCTCGAACGTCTCGCGTACGACACGGGCGTCGTCCCCGTCGTCAACCAGGTCGAGCTGCACCCGTACTTCTCGCAGACCGAACTGCGCGCCTATCACGCCGAACACGGCATCCGCACCGAGAGCTGGAGCCCGCTCGGCCGCAAGAGCGACCTGCTGAACGAGCCCGTGCTCACCGAGATCGCCTCGCGCCTCGGCCGTTCGGTGCCGCAGGTCGTGCTGCGCTGGCACGTGCAGCTCGGCTCGGTGCCGATTCCGAAGTCGTCGCAGGCCGATCGGCGCAGGGCGAATCTCGACGTCTTCTCGTTCGAATTGAGCGAAGCGGATGTCGCGGCGATCGATGGCCTCGAGCGCGGCCGCATCTGGGGCGCCGATCCCGACACGCACGAAGAGCTCTGA
- a CDS encoding sugar porter family MFS transporter, with protein MSDVKGDAQQLPKSVNRKVIGLAAAGAVGGFLFGFDSSVVNGAVDAIQDEFSLSAAVTGFAVASALLGCAIGAELAGRLADRFGRIPVMIIGAVLFLVSSIGAGFAFGVVDLIVWRVLGGMGIGIASVVAPAYIAEISPSAIRGRLASLQQLAIVFGIFAALLSDSLFAAAAGGADQPFWFGLEAWRWMFLACAVPSIVYGVIALLLPESPRYLVKVGRDKQAAEVLERIGSPDPEKAVADITGSLHRDEVAESQGTLRGPVLGLKGIVWIGILLSVFQQFVGINVIFYYSTTLWKAVGFDESDSFTISVFTSVTNIVVTFIAIALVDKVGRRPLLLIGSTGMAVTLATMAIAFANSVTVDGEVSLPGAWGPVALVAANLFVVAFGFSWGPLVWVLLGEIFPNSIRGRALGLAAAAQWIANFLITVSFPSMSEFSLFWTYAMYAAFAVLSFVFVLWKVPETKGMALEDSEAVFAAGTARDKRRRASQAAAG; from the coding sequence ATGAGTGATGTCAAAGGTGACGCGCAGCAACTGCCGAAGAGCGTGAATCGCAAGGTCATCGGGCTCGCCGCAGCCGGTGCCGTCGGCGGTTTCCTCTTCGGATTCGACTCGTCGGTGGTGAACGGCGCGGTCGATGCGATCCAAGACGAGTTCTCGCTCTCGGCGGCGGTGACCGGGTTCGCGGTCGCGAGCGCCCTGCTCGGCTGCGCGATCGGTGCCGAACTCGCCGGCCGTCTGGCCGACCGGTTCGGCCGGATCCCGGTGATGATCATCGGCGCCGTGCTGTTCCTCGTCTCGTCGATCGGTGCGGGCTTCGCGTTCGGCGTCGTCGACCTCATCGTCTGGCGCGTGCTCGGCGGCATGGGCATCGGCATCGCCTCGGTGGTGGCGCCGGCCTACATCGCCGAGATCTCGCCGAGTGCGATCCGCGGCCGGCTGGCGTCATTGCAGCAGCTCGCGATCGTCTTCGGCATCTTCGCCGCACTGCTCTCCGATTCGCTGTTCGCGGCGGCCGCGGGCGGCGCCGACCAGCCGTTCTGGTTCGGGCTCGAGGCATGGCGGTGGATGTTCCTCGCGTGCGCGGTGCCGTCGATCGTCTACGGCGTGATCGCCCTGCTGCTGCCCGAGTCGCCGCGCTACCTGGTCAAGGTGGGCCGCGACAAGCAGGCCGCAGAGGTGCTGGAGCGCATCGGCAGCCCCGACCCCGAGAAGGCCGTCGCCGACATCACCGGGTCGCTGCACCGCGACGAGGTCGCCGAGTCGCAGGGCACGCTCCGAGGCCCCGTGCTCGGCCTCAAGGGCATCGTCTGGATCGGCATCCTGCTGTCGGTGTTCCAGCAGTTCGTCGGCATCAACGTGATCTTCTACTACTCGACGACGCTCTGGAAGGCCGTCGGCTTCGACGAGTCCGACTCGTTCACGATCAGCGTGTTCACGTCGGTCACGAACATCGTGGTGACCTTCATCGCGATCGCCCTCGTCGACAAGGTCGGTCGTCGCCCACTGCTGCTCATCGGCTCGACCGGCATGGCGGTCACGCTCGCGACGATGGCGATCGCCTTCGCCAACTCGGTGACCGTCGACGGCGAGGTGAGCCTGCCGGGAGCCTGGGGCCCGGTCGCGCTCGTCGCCGCGAACCTGTTCGTGGTCGCGTTCGGTTTCTCGTGGGGTCCGCTCGTGTGGGTGCTGCTCGGCGAGATCTTCCCCAACAGCATCCGTGGTCGCGCGCTCGGCCTCGCGGCCGCGGCGCAGTGGATCGCGAACTTCCTCATCACGGTGTCGTTCCCGTCGATGTCCGAGTTCTCGCTGTTCTGGACCTACGCGATGTACGCGGCGTTCGCGGTGCTCTCGTTCGTCTTCGTGCTCTGGAAGGTGCCGGAGACCAAGGGCATGGCGCTCGAGGACTCCGAGGCGGTCTTCGCCGCCGGCACCGCGCGCGACAAACGGCGGCGCGCAAGCCAGGCCGCCGCAGGGTAG
- a CDS encoding APC family permease yields the protein MSTKPIAAASVITAGDASQIGEHHGSLGLVQGTALYIASVLGTGILVLPGLAAAAAGPASVVAVAVVLVLSIPLAGTFAALASRYPDAGGVASYVRRALGDTAARMAGYWFYFGVCIGAPVLAVLGGEYVVAVLGIDRSAVPIIGFAVFIPPFVVNWFGVRVAGWVQFVLTGLLVAVVVGVVAVTFPAAEASNFTPFLPNGWGGVGVAISLFVWAFAGWEVGTHIAGEFKNPRKIIPLATGIAVVVVGAGYLALQFVTVAVLGDRAGDGQVPLLDLVEATAPGIGPVLVAIVAAIVTLGVMNAYLPAFGKLGAALGRDGDLPRFFAKGAADGQVPRRSLALTGVIILIYFGLMLLNDLDLTGFILIHTSNMVAIYAAGMLAATLLLKRWSFGWWLAVVATVMTAGLLVLAWQNLFVPLLLAVAAVVVTIVRRLRGRRTDVGPAASGTHAASATHAASGTTVDPEASVVAATAADTTEEHPA from the coding sequence GTGAGCACGAAACCCATCGCCGCGGCATCAGTCATCACCGCGGGCGACGCCTCCCAGATCGGCGAGCACCACGGCAGCCTGGGGCTCGTGCAGGGCACGGCCCTGTACATCGCGAGCGTGCTCGGCACCGGCATCCTCGTGCTGCCCGGGCTCGCCGCCGCGGCCGCCGGGCCGGCCTCGGTCGTCGCGGTCGCCGTCGTGCTCGTGCTCTCGATCCCGCTCGCCGGCACGTTCGCCGCCCTCGCCTCGCGGTACCCGGACGCCGGGGGCGTCGCGAGCTACGTGCGCCGGGCGCTCGGCGACACCGCGGCGCGCATGGCGGGGTACTGGTTCTACTTCGGGGTCTGCATCGGCGCGCCCGTGCTCGCGGTGCTCGGCGGCGAGTACGTCGTCGCGGTGCTCGGCATCGACCGCTCGGCCGTGCCGATCATCGGGTTCGCGGTCTTCATCCCGCCGTTCGTCGTCAACTGGTTCGGCGTGCGCGTGGCCGGGTGGGTGCAGTTCGTGCTCACCGGGCTCCTCGTGGCGGTCGTCGTCGGCGTCGTCGCCGTGACGTTCCCGGCGGCCGAGGCGTCGAACTTCACGCCGTTCCTCCCGAACGGCTGGGGCGGGGTGGGCGTCGCCATCAGCCTGTTCGTGTGGGCGTTCGCCGGCTGGGAGGTCGGCACGCACATCGCCGGGGAGTTCAAGAACCCGCGCAAGATCATCCCGCTCGCGACCGGCATCGCCGTCGTCGTGGTCGGCGCCGGATACCTCGCACTGCAGTTCGTCACCGTCGCGGTGCTCGGCGATCGTGCCGGCGACGGACAGGTGCCGCTGCTCGACCTCGTCGAGGCCACCGCGCCCGGCATCGGCCCGGTGCTCGTCGCCATCGTCGCGGCCATCGTCACCCTCGGCGTCATGAACGCGTACCTGCCCGCGTTCGGCAAGCTCGGCGCCGCCCTCGGCCGTGACGGCGACCTGCCGAGGTTCTTCGCGAAGGGCGCCGCCGACGGGCAGGTGCCGCGCCGGTCGCTCGCCCTCACGGGCGTCATCATCCTCATCTACTTCGGCCTGATGCTGCTCAACGACCTCGACCTGACCGGGTTCATCCTGATCCACACGAGCAACATGGTCGCGATCTACGCCGCCGGCATGCTCGCCGCGACGCTGCTGCTGAAGCGCTGGTCGTTCGGCTGGTGGCTCGCCGTCGTGGCGACGGTCATGACGGCAGGCCTGCTCGTCCTCGCCTGGCAGAACCTGTTCGTGCCATTGCTGCTCGCGGTCGCCGCGGTCGTCGTGACGATCGTGCGGCGCCTGCGCGGCCGGCGGACGGACGTCGGCCCCGCAGCATCCGGAACCCACGCGGCATCCGCGACCCACGCGGCATCCGGGACCACCGTCGACCCCGAGGCATCCGTCGTCGCCGCGACCGCCGCCGACACCACCGAGGAGCACCCCGCATGA
- a CDS encoding MFS transporter — protein sequence MRSTGDGAANDEIETGGAESTEFSLAPAADAYTSAEASAHEASAHETSAHGATDAAASAPTGDPRLPDAKGPLSAPYTWLSIGMFATIFLAAFEAMAVTTIMPLVVRDLDGESLFALSFAVPLAAGIIGMVLAGNWTDRSGPLPSLITAAALFVVGLVIAGTATDMTVFILGRFVHGLSGAAVIVPLYVIVARAYPEALRARVFAGFAAAWVIPSIVGPALAGLVAETFTWHWVFLGVIVIVVPAAAMMVPPILRVRDLVQGDPSVPWSLGRVGWAVLTAAAALAVSLSKELDDPWRWVAAGIGIVVAALAARPLLPPGTLHAVRGMPATVAVKFVVAGAFFGSEVYLPYLFIENYEMSPSLAGVVLTGAGVTWAAASWLQGRLTHRVSDTRAVQIGASTLVLALVVVLAVAAFTLPPVIAFVAWALAGASMGFMYPRFSVSVLAQSKREEQGFNSAALTISESLGASIALAVTALVSSAIGAGAFTADFAVTVGIAIVGLLIAGRVRPPGVPRG from the coding sequence ATGCGATCAACGGGCGACGGGGCGGCGAACGACGAGATCGAGACGGGCGGCGCCGAGTCGACCGAGTTCTCGCTCGCCCCGGCGGCCGACGCGTACACGTCGGCTGAGGCCTCCGCTCACGAGGCCTCCGCTCACGAGACGTCGGCTCATGGGGCGACGGATGCCGCGGCATCCGCCCCGACCGGCGACCCCCGCCTGCCCGACGCCAAGGGGCCCCTGTCGGCGCCCTACACCTGGCTGTCGATCGGCATGTTCGCGACGATCTTCCTCGCGGCGTTCGAGGCGATGGCCGTGACCACGATCATGCCGCTCGTGGTGCGCGACCTCGACGGCGAGTCGCTGTTCGCGCTCTCGTTCGCCGTGCCGCTGGCCGCGGGCATCATCGGCATGGTGCTCGCGGGCAACTGGACCGACCGCTCGGGGCCGCTGCCTTCGCTCATCACGGCCGCCGCGCTCTTCGTCGTGGGCCTCGTGATCGCGGGCACCGCGACCGACATGACCGTGTTCATCCTCGGCCGGTTCGTGCACGGGCTGAGCGGCGCCGCGGTCATCGTGCCGCTCTACGTCATCGTCGCGCGTGCGTACCCCGAGGCGCTGCGCGCGCGGGTGTTCGCGGGGTTCGCGGCGGCGTGGGTGATCCCGTCGATCGTCGGCCCGGCGCTCGCAGGCCTCGTCGCCGAGACGTTCACCTGGCACTGGGTGTTCCTCGGCGTCATCGTGATCGTCGTGCCCGCCGCGGCCATGATGGTGCCGCCGATCCTGCGCGTGCGCGACCTCGTGCAGGGCGACCCCTCGGTTCCGTGGAGCCTCGGGCGCGTCGGGTGGGCCGTGCTCACGGCCGCCGCAGCCCTCGCCGTCTCCCTCTCGAAGGAGCTCGACGACCCGTGGCGATGGGTCGCCGCCGGCATCGGCATCGTGGTCGCGGCCCTCGCCGCCCGCCCGCTGCTGCCGCCCGGAACATTGCATGCCGTTCGCGGCATGCCGGCGACGGTGGCGGTCAAGTTCGTCGTCGCGGGCGCGTTCTTCGGCAGCGAGGTCTACCTGCCGTACCTCTTCATCGAGAACTACGAGATGTCGCCGAGCCTCGCGGGCGTCGTGCTCACGGGCGCCGGCGTCACATGGGCGGCGGCCTCGTGGCTGCAGGGGCGCCTCACCCACCGGGTCAGCGACACGCGGGCGGTGCAGATCGGTGCGAGCACGCTCGTGCTCGCCCTCGTCGTGGTGCTCGCGGTGGCCGCGTTCACCCTGCCGCCGGTCATCGCGTTCGTGGCCTGGGCGCTCGCCGGCGCCTCGATGGGGTTCATGTACCCGCGGTTCTCGGTCTCGGTGCTCGCCCAGTCGAAGCGCGAGGAGCAGGGCTTCAACAGCGCCGCCCTGACGATCTCCGAGTCGCTCGGTGCGTCGATCGCCCTCGCCGTCACGGCGCTGGTGTCGTCGGCGATCGGCGCCGGTGCGTTCACGGCCGACTTCGCCGTCACCGTGGGCATCGCGATCGTCGGCCTGCTCATCGCCGGGCGCGTGCGGCCGCCGGGCGTGCCGCGCGGCTGA